Proteins from a genomic interval of Paenibacillus sp. FSL H8-0048:
- a CDS encoding pectate lyase family protein: MKRLVAKVTSMALLFSLILTLIYGGWGTGAVYAAGVTLTGSGGGNEAAYAEWSPVSNASGYNVYVKASGAADSQYQQLHNELIRKYASYWRADAVGLAAGSYVMKIEAVLSGGGTVNTVTGTLNVTPYDRSGFAFSSNSPFGTGSGAYNNNGTLKSGAQVLYITSQNAKTVTLPVVVSSSGTVQTGVGLGGILTLRQKGYDTTPLAIRFIGKVNAADLSGQLNSSGYLEVKGKSNYTQMNLTIEGIGKDAYAYGWGLLLRYTGNVEVRNLGVMLFPDDGISMDTGNANVWVHNNDIFYGSAGSDADQVKGDGSTDLKKGSTYITISYNHYFDSGKAALVGLSESAEFFVTFHHNWFDHSDSRHPRIRVASVHVYNNFYDGVSKYGVGVTTGASAFVESNVFRNAKYPMLSSLQGTDALGEGTFSGETGGMIKAFNNSITGASSLIYANSNTGTAPANAASNDAYLASSRSEAVPGSYKALVGGTAYNNFDTLVDTGVSAAAVDNVSVVGQKVTAGAGRQGGGDFSWTFNNAVDDTSYALNAPLMSAIRSYTSGLVFVGGNANPGGPTPTPAATPVPTVTPVPTATPVPTATPVPTATPVPTVTPVPTTTPAPGAAVHNFTASGTSSSFFTIQGNLSTSKGTVVYNGLTLTQCLKIESATSIQFTSAKASTLTLVFGSEGTKIKVDGTSYPITNGVATVSLAAGAHTITKDSTANLYYLVVE; the protein is encoded by the coding sequence ATGAAAAGGTTAGTTGCGAAGGTAACCAGTATGGCTTTGTTGTTTTCTCTTATACTCACTCTGATATACGGCGGATGGGGAACCGGGGCAGTGTACGCTGCGGGGGTTACGCTGACAGGCAGCGGTGGCGGGAATGAAGCGGCGTATGCGGAGTGGTCGCCTGTCAGCAATGCGTCTGGTTATAATGTGTATGTCAAGGCTTCAGGTGCAGCAGACTCGCAGTATCAGCAGCTTCACAATGAATTAATCCGCAAATATGCTTCCTACTGGAGAGCGGACGCCGTAGGCCTTGCAGCGGGAAGCTATGTCATGAAGATTGAAGCGGTATTGTCAGGCGGAGGAACGGTTAATACAGTTACGGGTACACTGAATGTAACGCCGTATGACCGGTCCGGATTTGCTTTCTCCTCCAACTCTCCGTTTGGTACAGGCTCAGGTGCTTATAACAACAACGGAACGCTCAAGAGCGGCGCACAGGTGCTGTATATCACCTCGCAGAATGCCAAAACCGTAACGCTTCCCGTAGTGGTCAGCAGCTCGGGTACCGTGCAGACGGGAGTAGGTCTTGGCGGCATTCTTACTCTTCGGCAAAAAGGCTATGACACAACGCCGCTGGCCATCCGCTTTATCGGGAAAGTGAACGCAGCGGATCTCAGCGGACAGCTTAACAGCAGTGGTTACTTGGAGGTAAAGGGGAAAAGTAACTATACCCAAATGAACCTGACAATCGAAGGGATCGGCAAGGACGCCTATGCCTATGGCTGGGGGCTGCTGCTTAGATATACAGGGAATGTGGAGGTTCGGAATCTGGGCGTAATGCTGTTCCCGGATGACGGCATTTCCATGGATACAGGCAACGCGAATGTGTGGGTGCATAATAATGATATTTTCTACGGATCAGCGGGCAGTGATGCGGACCAGGTCAAAGGCGACGGTTCCACAGACCTCAAGAAAGGCTCCACGTATATCACCATTTCGTACAACCACTACTTCGATTCCGGCAAAGCAGCTCTGGTCGGACTTAGCGAATCGGCAGAGTTCTTCGTCACCTTCCACCACAACTGGTTCGATCATTCCGACTCGCGTCACCCGCGGATCAGAGTGGCCTCGGTCCATGTGTATAATAACTTCTATGACGGTGTATCAAAATACGGTGTGGGCGTGACGACCGGCGCTTCGGCCTTCGTGGAAAGTAATGTGTTCCGCAATGCCAAATACCCGATGCTTAGCTCCCTCCAGGGGACGGATGCACTGGGCGAAGGCACATTCTCCGGGGAGACTGGCGGGATGATTAAGGCCTTCAATAACAGTATTACGGGGGCGTCCAGTCTCATTTATGCCAACTCCAATACCGGAACAGCTCCGGCAAATGCAGCCTCTAACGATGCTTACCTGGCCTCATCGAGAAGTGAAGCCGTTCCCGGCTCATACAAAGCACTTGTTGGCGGAACAGCTTATAACAACTTTGATACGCTGGTCGATACAGGTGTCAGCGCAGCAGCTGTTGATAACGTAAGCGTAGTAGGGCAGAAAGTTACAGCGGGAGCAGGACGCCAAGGGGGCGGCGACTTCAGCTGGACCTTCAATAATGCCGTGGACGACACCTCCTATGCCCTCAACGCGCCGTTAATGTCTGCCATCCGCAGTTACACCTCAGGGCTGGTGTTTGTGGGAGGCAATGCTAACCCGGGAGGCCCAACGCCGACTCCAGCGGCGACGCCTGTGCCAACGGTAACACCGGTGCCAACGGCAACACCAGTGCCAACAGCGACGCCGGTACCGACGGCAACACCGGTGCCGACTGTAACTCCAGTGCCAACAACTACTCCTGCCCCGGGAGCTGCGGTTCACAATTTTACAGCGTCAGGAACTTCGAGCAGCTTCTTCACCATTCAAGGCAACCTCTCCACCAGCAAAGGAACGGTAGTCTATAACGGCCTGACCTTAACACAATGCCTGAAGATCGAGAGCGCCACCAGCATCCAATTCACCTCAGCCAAGGCGTCCACACTGACGCTGGTGTTTGGCTCCGAGGGAACCAAGATTAAGGTGGATGGGACAAGCTATCCCATAACGAACGGTGTGGCCACCGTCTCCCTTGCGGCGGGTGCGCATACGATTACAAAGGATAGTACGGCTAATTTGTATTATTTGGTGGTGGAGTAG
- a CDS encoding AraC family transcriptional regulator has product MRANTVTDWHRKVETAILRMMNTLDEPLHFRQMSREVYSSPYHFHRKFRELTGENVHECLRRLRMEKAMHALRNSKTAVTEVAFDAGYETAEAFTKAFKHTYGLTPTLARKLPSWEGCLFSSVGLHYSERLQPNWFYLNPEGVHSMETKIIAFAAKRIVGVLNKGDYWGLPHAWESFHSILGEHQLYPHAKEWMSVFPDHDPQIPVKDKRSYAAVHVADDFTGTYGLQEYIIPEGLYAVTVHFGSSEEIGPTWDRWMEEWLPASGWRADPSRPNYEWYQNQCMPPELTLTFLCTPVVKIEGR; this is encoded by the coding sequence ATGAGAGCCAATACAGTAACCGACTGGCACCGTAAAGTAGAGACTGCAATTCTTAGGATGATGAACACACTGGATGAGCCCTTGCATTTCAGGCAAATGTCTAGGGAGGTCTATTCTTCGCCGTATCATTTCCACCGTAAGTTCCGGGAGCTGACCGGCGAGAATGTGCATGAATGCTTGAGAAGACTGCGTATGGAGAAGGCCATGCATGCCCTGCGGAACTCGAAGACAGCCGTAACAGAGGTCGCCTTCGATGCCGGTTACGAGACAGCAGAGGCTTTCACCAAAGCATTTAAGCACACTTATGGCCTGACACCGACCCTGGCCCGGAAGCTCCCCAGCTGGGAGGGCTGCCTCTTCTCATCCGTAGGCCTGCATTACAGCGAGCGGCTTCAGCCGAATTGGTTCTACCTTAATCCTGAAGGAGTGCATTCAATGGAGACGAAGATTATTGCTTTTGCTGCAAAACGAATCGTTGGCGTTCTTAATAAAGGGGATTACTGGGGCCTGCCGCATGCCTGGGAGAGCTTCCACAGCATCCTGGGAGAACATCAGCTATACCCTCATGCCAAGGAGTGGATGTCGGTCTTTCCCGACCATGACCCGCAGATTCCGGTGAAGGATAAAAGATCCTACGCCGCCGTACATGTAGCGGATGACTTCACGGGCACATACGGCCTGCAGGAGTACATCATTCCCGAAGGGCTGTATGCGGTGACGGTTCACTTCGGCTCATCGGAAGAGATCGGCCCCACCTGGGACCGCTGGATGGAGGAATGGCTGCCCGCCAGCGGCTGGAGAGCCGACCCTTCAAGACCGAATTATGAATGGTACCAGAACCAATGCATGCCTCCTGAGCTGACGCTGACCTTCTTGTGCACACCTGTGGTCAAAATCGAAGGGCGCTGA
- a CDS encoding HAMP domain-containing sensor histidine kinase — protein sequence MNNKLRWNRLKLKLILCLIGSFVASAGLFLLLQSTGEDLLEHYRTRSSFINKQEEQALPALQEYISGQHLALKDDAKIAAWVRDAKYVNLYLYKDNQFLYSTDGYTIKTENTRFLPDPNIFSKSQYSTVTFADTAAQVYMEYFFEYKYYNLITILGVILSFLFFIILVLFFINKKTSYIGVLEKEIKILEGGNLDYPITLRGKDELSSLAQSINEMRKSFIERLESEEQARLANSELVTAMSHDLRTPLTALVGYLDIIEYKKYQDQEALAKYIHNSRKKAYQIKHLSDKLFEYFTVYNTEENDLEFESYDGIQLMDQLIDEQSMLLENHGLQVAWEPSPVPFRVELHLISFRRVFDNLFSNITKYADTSDPVTIAYRIEGRWLLMDITNAIKRAAHEIHSTGIGLKTCHKIISQHKGEITFTSTGSKYSVHIRLPVNTPQPQP from the coding sequence TTGAATAACAAGCTGCGGTGGAACAGGCTGAAACTGAAATTAATCCTGTGCCTGATCGGTTCGTTCGTGGCTTCTGCAGGATTATTCCTGCTGCTGCAGTCCACAGGTGAAGATCTGCTGGAGCATTACCGGACCAGAAGCTCGTTCATTAACAAGCAAGAAGAGCAAGCCCTTCCGGCACTCCAGGAATATATCTCCGGGCAGCATCTTGCGCTTAAGGATGACGCGAAGATCGCCGCATGGGTCCGAGACGCCAAGTACGTGAACCTCTATCTCTATAAGGATAACCAATTCCTTTACTCTACCGACGGGTACACGATCAAGACCGAGAACACGAGGTTCCTGCCGGACCCTAACATTTTCAGCAAATCCCAGTATTCCACGGTTACCTTTGCGGATACGGCTGCTCAGGTGTATATGGAGTATTTTTTTGAATACAAGTATTACAACCTCATCACGATTCTGGGTGTGATTCTGTCGTTCCTATTCTTCATCATCCTGGTCCTGTTCTTCATCAACAAGAAGACCTCTTACATTGGCGTGCTGGAGAAGGAGATTAAAATTCTGGAGGGCGGGAATCTGGACTATCCGATTACACTGAGGGGGAAGGACGAGCTGTCGTCGCTGGCCCAGAGCATCAATGAGATGCGGAAGTCGTTCATTGAGCGCCTGGAGAGCGAGGAGCAGGCCAGATTGGCCAACAGCGAGCTGGTCACCGCCATGTCCCACGATCTGCGGACACCGCTGACCGCATTGGTAGGCTACCTTGACATCATTGAATACAAGAAGTATCAGGATCAGGAAGCGTTAGCGAAATACATTCATAACAGCAGGAAAAAAGCCTATCAGATCAAGCATCTGTCCGACAAGCTATTTGAATATTTCACCGTCTATAACACAGAGGAGAATGATCTGGAATTCGAGTCCTACGATGGGATTCAGCTCATGGATCAGTTAATCGATGAGCAGTCGATGCTGCTGGAGAATCACGGCTTACAGGTAGCATGGGAGCCTTCCCCTGTCCCTTTCCGCGTGGAGCTTCACCTGATCTCCTTCAGGCGGGTATTCGACAATCTCTTCTCCAACATTACGAAGTATGCCGATACGTCTGACCCCGTCACTATTGCGTATAGGATTGAAGGCCGCTGGCTGTTGATGGATATCACGAATGCTATTAAAAGGGCGGCCCATGAAATCCATAGCACCGGGATCGGCCTCAAGACCTGCCACAAAATCATCAGCCAGCATAAGGGCGAAATCACGTTTACAAGCACTGGAAGCAAGTATTCCGTCCACATCCGCTTGCCGGTAAATACCCCACAACCCCAACCTTAA
- a CDS encoding stalk domain-containing protein, translating to MKLVKMRKSVFVSSIVVSSLLFGTVGVFAGNGVEAIKAKLNHDIKFVLNGSKWTPKDQSGNNLSALVYNGSTYVPLRSVSEALGADVNFDGASLTISIDGSGDSGIPYKDTSTASTPQEPAKQTVNPTVTNTPSPAATTSTASANGGKTLSSAIPIGKSVTFNDPYSYDGLSFTGNYTVSVSSVKSISRSEIAILGFREPEANALIEYKLAKVKFVMNNGKIISDDKNEGTYVAVDFVPQLWGSKTSDGDSIVGVKNSGFTGSLDDAIRDATDLKKLKAGESYSYTAEGLVIVPVHKGVANYLAVQLRDNSDYDKSFFYFNL from the coding sequence ATGAAGTTAGTTAAAATGAGGAAGTCTGTGTTTGTTTCATCTATTGTAGTTTCAAGTCTGCTATTTGGCACAGTAGGGGTGTTTGCAGGAAATGGGGTTGAAGCAATCAAGGCAAAATTGAACCATGATATCAAGTTTGTCCTTAACGGTTCCAAATGGACTCCAAAAGATCAATCGGGTAATAATTTATCTGCTTTAGTCTATAACGGTTCTACATATGTGCCCTTAAGATCTGTGTCAGAAGCTCTTGGAGCGGATGTTAATTTTGATGGGGCTTCTTTAACTATTTCGATTGATGGTTCAGGTGATAGTGGTATTCCTTATAAGGATACCAGTACGGCATCGACTCCCCAAGAACCGGCTAAGCAAACTGTTAACCCGACTGTGACCAATACACCATCTCCAGCGGCAACGACGTCGACTGCTTCGGCTAATGGCGGTAAAACCCTTAGTTCTGCAATTCCAATAGGCAAGTCGGTTACATTTAATGACCCCTATAGTTATGATGGTCTGTCGTTCACAGGAAACTACACTGTCTCCGTAAGCTCAGTAAAGTCAATCTCAAGAAGTGAAATTGCAATTCTTGGTTTCAGAGAGCCAGAAGCCAATGCTTTGATTGAGTATAAATTGGCTAAGGTGAAGTTCGTTATGAATAATGGTAAGATTATCTCTGATGATAAAAACGAAGGCACTTATGTTGCTGTTGATTTTGTACCACAACTGTGGGGTTCTAAAACTTCAGACGGAGACAGTATCGTCGGTGTGAAGAATTCCGGTTTCACCGGCTCCCTGGATGATGCTATCCGTGACGCAACGGATTTAAAAAAGCTTAAGGCGGGTGAAAGTTACAGCTACACTGCAGAAGGTCTTGTAATCGTACCGGTACATAAGGGTGTGGCGAACTATCTGGCCGTCCAGCTCAGAGACAATAGCGATTATGACAAGTCATTCTTCTACTTCAACCTTTAG
- a CDS encoding nitrous oxide-stimulated promoter family protein produces MSAAELPLSDGPKIRKEKIIASKMIRIYCKKKHHGQELCEECWNLNEYVMKRLSYCKFGDEKTACAKCHIHCYTPAYRQEIKRVMRFSGPWMLLYHPVESIRHIPIPEKLKKRLSR; encoded by the coding sequence ATGAGCGCAGCAGAGCTGCCTTTGAGCGATGGCCCTAAGATCCGCAAAGAAAAAATAATTGCATCAAAGATGATCCGTATCTATTGCAAGAAAAAACATCATGGGCAGGAGCTCTGTGAGGAATGCTGGAATTTAAATGAGTATGTTATGAAAAGACTCTCCTATTGCAAATTCGGTGATGAGAAGACTGCTTGTGCGAAGTGTCACATTCATTGCTATACACCGGCTTACCGCCAAGAAATCAAGCGCGTGATGCGTTTCTCAGGACCATGGATGCTGCTGTATCATCCGGTAGAATCCATAAGGCATATCCCCATACCGGAGAAGTTAAAAAAAAGGTTGTCACGATAG
- a CDS encoding DUF948 domain-containing protein, with protein sequence MLIQLSVAFAAVAFICLAVFLILTLRKGMTTLGETNKTLGEVRNAIHGLTGEATQLIHTANQVTRDVKGKIKTIDPIFESAHNVGEVIQTVTETFKKNATDIGQNLSQEPEKPAVKSKSGQIRVNTKFQ encoded by the coding sequence ATGTTAATTCAGCTTAGTGTTGCTTTTGCGGCGGTCGCGTTTATCTGTCTGGCCGTGTTCTTGATTCTTACGCTGCGCAAGGGAATGACCACGCTTGGGGAGACCAACAAGACGCTGGGCGAGGTGAGGAATGCCATCCATGGATTGACGGGAGAGGCGACTCAGCTCATTCACACAGCGAATCAGGTCACCCGGGATGTGAAGGGGAAGATCAAGACCATCGATCCGATCTTTGAATCGGCGCACAATGTAGGGGAAGTCATTCAGACTGTGACCGAGACCTTCAAGAAGAACGCTACCGATATCGGCCAGAACCTGAGCCAAGAGCCTGAGAAGCCAGCGGTCAAAAGCAAAAGCGGCCAGATCCGCGTCAATACGAAGTTTCAGTAG
- a CDS encoding AAA family ATPase — protein MLKNFSFQSFKSFDSSILEIEKLTSVIGTNAGGKTNAIEGMKILSEIASGRDLSIILDGSKNVDSEIRGGSVGCPRIGTDTFTLGCLVDIDADYDLEYSITIKVSNRVFVLTEHLLKLSSSGAKPMTIFQTKDTPDDYSDMNVEYNNGRKGRNPEVTCIRSVSVLSQLSSKMPTTTENNKKNVSYINLVLERLGKILFLDPLPVRMRDYSRMSDHELRPTADNISSVIYELCKNEEVKQELLNALKDLPENEILDIGFIETSIGDVMFCLKEKYGERSEFVEAKRLSDGTLRYVAILSSLITEDPDTMIVIEEVDNGIHPSRIKSLIQTISRLTKERQIDVIITTHNPTLLNALSKEELFGVVLCYRDPEDGSSKFYSLPDMESLPVLLSKGNLGDLTVRDELVKAVKNPALD, from the coding sequence ATGCTGAAGAATTTTTCGTTCCAGAGCTTTAAAAGCTTTGATTCATCTATTCTAGAAATTGAGAAATTAACATCGGTTATTGGCACTAATGCAGGCGGTAAAACCAATGCGATTGAAGGGATGAAGATACTCTCTGAAATCGCTTCAGGAAGAGACCTATCTATTATTCTGGATGGCTCTAAGAATGTGGACAGTGAGATCAGAGGTGGTAGTGTAGGCTGTCCCAGAATTGGTACAGATACATTTACTCTAGGATGTCTGGTGGATATTGATGCGGATTATGACTTGGAGTATTCCATAACCATCAAAGTGAGCAATCGTGTTTTTGTGCTTACTGAGCATTTGTTGAAGCTATCCTCTAGCGGCGCAAAGCCGATGACCATTTTTCAGACCAAAGACACACCTGACGATTATAGCGATATGAACGTTGAATATAATAATGGGCGCAAGGGGAGAAATCCCGAAGTGACCTGTATTCGTTCTGTCTCTGTTCTATCACAACTATCTTCGAAGATGCCTACGACTACAGAGAATAATAAGAAGAACGTGTCTTATATAAATCTGGTTCTGGAACGCCTGGGGAAGATACTCTTCTTAGATCCTTTGCCGGTTCGAATGAGAGATTATTCAAGGATGAGCGACCATGAGCTAAGACCTACGGCCGATAATATTTCTTCTGTTATATATGAATTGTGCAAGAATGAAGAGGTTAAGCAAGAGCTGCTGAACGCCCTAAAGGATCTGCCGGAGAATGAAATTTTGGATATTGGGTTCATAGAGACTTCCATTGGTGATGTGATGTTCTGCCTGAAGGAGAAGTATGGTGAACGCTCGGAATTCGTGGAGGCCAAGCGTCTCTCGGACGGTACTCTCAGATATGTGGCCATTCTATCCTCGCTGATTACTGAAGACCCTGATACTATGATTGTGATAGAAGAGGTGGATAATGGAATCCATCCCAGCCGAATTAAGAGCCTGATCCAAACGATATCCAGACTAACCAAAGAGAGACAGATAGATGTTATTATTACAACACATAATCCAACCTTGCTGAACGCTCTATCCAAAGAAGAATTGTTTGGGGTTGTTTTGTGTTACAGGGATCCTGAGGACGGCTCAAGTAAATTCTATTCCTTGCCGGACATGGAATCCTTACCGGTTCTATTGTCGAAAGGCAATCTGGGCGATCTGACAGTCAGGGACGAATTAGTGAAGGCGGTAAAGAATCCGGCTTTAGATTAA
- a CDS encoding response regulator transcription factor, producing MMSPAKTILIADDNYEIREIVRVLLESEQYHVIEAVDGEDAVNKVDDSIDLIILDIMMPRKSGFKACVEIREMTSAPILFLTAKTQDSDKTLAFSAGSDDYLSKPFSYTELVSRVKALLRRYYVYKGKEDTSSPSNVITFNGLSINRAVNEVLMNGKELTLTEIEYKLLALMAGNRNKIFSAQNLYESVWDEPYFYSCNNTVMVHIRNLRMKLEKDPQNPKFIRTVWGKGYRIE from the coding sequence ATGATGAGTCCTGCGAAGACCATACTCATAGCCGACGACAACTACGAGATCCGGGAGATTGTCCGGGTGCTCCTGGAGAGCGAGCAATACCATGTCATTGAGGCTGTAGACGGTGAAGATGCCGTGAATAAAGTAGACGATAGCATCGATCTGATTATTCTCGATATTATGATGCCCCGGAAATCGGGCTTCAAGGCTTGCGTGGAGATTCGTGAGATGACCAGTGCACCTATTCTTTTCCTGACAGCCAAGACTCAAGACTCCGATAAAACCTTGGCCTTCTCGGCCGGAAGCGACGACTACCTCTCCAAGCCCTTCTCCTACACCGAACTGGTGTCTCGGGTGAAGGCCTTACTGAGGCGATATTATGTATACAAAGGCAAGGAGGATACCTCCTCCCCCTCGAATGTAATTACCTTCAACGGGCTAAGCATTAATCGTGCAGTCAACGAGGTATTGATGAACGGGAAGGAGCTTACCCTGACCGAAATTGAGTACAAGCTGCTGGCGCTGATGGCCGGCAACCGCAACAAGATTTTCTCGGCGCAGAATCTCTATGAGAGTGTATGGGACGAGCCTTATTTCTATAGCTGCAACAATACGGTGATGGTTCATATCCGCAATCTGCGGATGAAGCTGGAGAAGGACCCGCAGAATCCCAAATTCATCCGAACCGTCTGGGGAAAGGGGTACCGGATTGAATAA
- a CDS encoding AAA family ATPase, whose product MAKHVESINIQSFRGIRNLSIQKFGDINVLIGDNNSGKTSLLEAIMLLVGPSDFSNFASVSRLRERYNFMSKGSLGLYDSFLYMFDRRNENLNIKLDGEVNEHQIAIEVIGNKVKQLVDPKELRQFLSPLAQKRLTFEPIDIEEVEGFEGELKYSHGGETKTEPILMHKYIKNIRVNRTEYSLPSRFISTIEHIVNNTSRSLFKSSSIKRDVVRALNIFDNNIIDIGIIQEEDQRFIQALEHRSLGMLPLSTFGDGMKRMVSLAQGVVSAKNGVLLIDEIETSIHKKAMREVFNWLVEACIKFDVQLFITTHSLEAVDEILNSDENFQEQIQTHIITLVKKDEQSVARVLDSNKARQVRDDYDMELRL is encoded by the coding sequence ATGGCGAAGCATGTTGAGAGCATTAATATTCAATCTTTTCGTGGTATACGTAACTTATCTATTCAAAAATTCGGAGATATCAATGTGCTTATTGGTGATAACAATAGTGGGAAAACTAGCCTTCTCGAAGCTATTATGCTTTTAGTCGGGCCATCTGATTTTTCAAACTTCGCTTCAGTATCTCGTTTGCGAGAGCGATATAACTTTATGAGTAAAGGAAGCCTAGGTTTATATGATTCATTTCTCTATATGTTCGATAGAAGAAACGAAAACTTAAATATTAAGTTGGATGGGGAAGTAAATGAGCATCAAATTGCTATAGAAGTGATTGGTAATAAAGTTAAACAACTAGTAGATCCAAAAGAACTGAGACAATTCTTATCTCCATTAGCCCAAAAAAGACTAACGTTCGAACCTATAGATATTGAAGAAGTTGAAGGTTTTGAGGGGGAACTTAAATATTCGCATGGAGGAGAAACGAAAACTGAACCAATTTTAATGCATAAATACATTAAAAATATCCGTGTTAATAGAACAGAGTATTCCCTTCCTTCAAGATTTATTTCTACAATTGAACACATTGTTAATAACACATCTCGCTCTCTTTTCAAAAGCTCCTCAATTAAGCGTGATGTTGTTCGGGCTTTAAATATTTTTGACAATAATATAATAGATATCGGTATCATTCAGGAAGAGGATCAACGATTTATTCAAGCGCTAGAACACCGTAGCTTAGGGATGTTGCCTCTTTCTACTTTTGGTGATGGAATGAAAAGAATGGTCTCTCTAGCACAAGGAGTTGTCTCTGCAAAGAACGGTGTTCTATTAATTGATGAGATTGAGACATCTATTCACAAAAAAGCAATGAGAGAAGTGTTTAATTGGTTAGTAGAAGCTTGTATTAAATTTGATGTGCAATTGTTTATTACAACACACAGCCTTGAAGCAGTTGATGAAATTCTCAATAGCGATGAGAACTTTCAAGAACAAATACAAACCCATATAATAACATTGGTTAAAAAGGACGAACAGTCTGTTGCACGTGTCCTTGATTCAAATAAAGCTCGGCAAGTTCGTGATGATTACGATATGGAGTTGAGATTATGA
- a CDS encoding GNAT family N-acetyltransferase translates to MQDISTERLIIRNFRESDAPGMLEYLANPRVNCFLSERLSTLEEALASASERSQDDSHLAVTLKETGAIIGDLFCMKEEPDTYSVGWHFNPAYEGVGYASESARALLRYLFLEQEARRIYAYVEDDNSRSQNLCEKLGMRREGCFLEFISFTTNEDGTPKYENTQQFAILKREWLGQGYM, encoded by the coding sequence ATGCAAGACATCAGTACCGAGCGATTAATCATCAGAAACTTCCGGGAGTCAGATGCACCGGGGATGCTGGAGTACTTAGCAAATCCGCGGGTGAACTGTTTCCTTAGCGAACGCCTATCCACGTTAGAAGAAGCCCTCGCTTCTGCCAGCGAACGGAGTCAGGACGATTCCCATCTGGCCGTCACTCTGAAGGAGACCGGGGCAATCATTGGCGATCTGTTCTGCATGAAAGAGGAGCCCGATACCTATAGCGTAGGCTGGCACTTCAACCCGGCCTACGAGGGCGTCGGCTATGCCAGCGAAAGCGCCCGCGCGCTGCTGCGCTATCTTTTTCTGGAGCAGGAAGCCAGACGCATCTACGCCTACGTCGAGGACGACAACTCCAGATCGCAGAATCTCTGCGAGAAGCTGGGGATGCGCCGGGAGGGCTGCTTCCTCGAATTCATCTCCTTCACCACGAACGAAGACGGAACGCCGAAGTACGAGAACACGCAGCAGTTCGCTATATTGAAGCGGGAGTGGCTGGGGCAGGGATATATGTAA
- a CDS encoding TVP38/TMEM64 family protein, producing the protein MDWLLHKKRVSKVLLACAGLVTTIVFIRYLPELLRLTMSLDAFRDYILSTGKLGPVMLVLFQILQTVIAPIPGEVVQIAGGYIYGTTLGAVYVTGGMMLGAMIAFYFTRFLGGSFIERLLQKDKFKWMRGMMDNKKFSIFLFIVFIIPGFPKDMFIYAAGLTTMKPLRFFMILLIARFPWLLASVSVGANIYDKNYGPTIVISVISVLAFILGLIYKDKLIDKLSSFKGGKSES; encoded by the coding sequence ATGGATTGGTTATTACACAAAAAGCGGGTCAGCAAGGTTCTCCTCGCTTGCGCAGGCCTTGTGACCACGATTGTATTCATCAGATACCTGCCGGAGCTTCTGCGACTGACGATGTCGCTGGATGCCTTCCGGGATTATATCCTTTCTACAGGAAAGCTAGGTCCGGTTATGCTGGTTCTCTTCCAGATTCTCCAGACGGTGATCGCACCCATACCGGGAGAGGTCGTTCAAATTGCCGGGGGATACATCTATGGGACAACGTTAGGGGCAGTCTACGTGACTGGGGGGATGATGCTGGGGGCGATGATTGCCTTCTATTTCACCAGATTTCTGGGCGGGTCTTTCATTGAGCGGCTGCTGCAGAAGGACAAGTTCAAGTGGATGCGGGGGATGATGGATAATAAGAAATTCTCAATCTTCCTGTTCATTGTTTTCATTATTCCCGGATTCCCCAAGGATATGTTCATCTATGCCGCGGGATTGACGACGATGAAGCCCCTAAGATTCTTTATGATCCTGCTCATTGCCAGATTCCCGTGGCTGCTGGCCTCCGTGAGCGTCGGGGCTAATATTTACGATAAGAATTATGGCCCCACCATCGTCATTTCCGTTATCTCAGTCCTAGCCTTTATCCTGGGACTAATCTATAAGGACAAGCTAATCGACAAATTATCTTCCTTCAAAGGCGGCAAAAGCGAGTCGTAA